TAAGCATGCAGTGGCCACACTAGAAAGGACATGCAAACACATCGTCCCTCCAACGAGCCCCcttcattttcctcttcatGCTTTCCTAACACATATTTGTCCTTTTGCTCATTTTTCCCAGCACCAGATCCAAGGAGTATTCATAACAAAAATCCTTCACTGCCCATCACAAGAATATTAGACAACTCACCTTTAGTCGGCGCTGATCTTGCATGGCTTGCTTAGCACGGGCTCTAATTTCATCTGGATCAATCTTAGATTGAGGGCGCACCACGAAATCCAAAGGTGTAGCTTCAGGCCTAGACGCATGCAGCCTAGAGGATGACTGACCAGATTTGCGCTCTCTGCAATGAGTCAAGCATTAAAACCGCCGACATGGCCAGCACAAGAATCTCTAATCAGGCTAATCAGAGATCGAAACTCACCGTGAGAACACATCAACATCAAGATCACCATCTCTGGACTCCATCCCCGTATCTTTACTGGCAGGCCTATCCAACAATCCACCATCCAGACAAGACAGTTATCCAaggaaacttaaaaaaaaaaaaaaaaaaaacctaaagctCCTTATTGACAGAAAATGGACATGATAGAAAAGCGATGATACAGAagtaacaagaagaagaaaatacttCTTCACCGATGGCCTTCGATAGGGAATCCTATCATCTTCCACGTTTCTCATGTCCTCAAATCTCGTGCTCTTGTTGAATATTGGTCGACTCTGCAACCCCATCAAATATACAAGCAGCTTATAAGAATCATTGGAAACCATTGATGCATGATGAATCTTTATGCACACAATCGTCATCCTATGCTTTTGCTTTAAGAAATCCAACAAACTAGCTGCAATCCCTCTCTATTTACTAACCGTCAAGCAGATGAGCATAAGATGTCTTCAAAATGAACTAGGAGATACTAAGATCGATAACAAGCAAGTGACGTTGAAAATCGTTGAGTAATCCAGAAGAATCACAAGAAGCCATAGACCATGAAGACAGTAATGTGGCAGTTACAGTAACTTTAGAAGAATATCaataagagaaaatttcaaGACTGAATCAACCAAAATAACAACTGCGATAAAAACAGAACTATACTGGGTTCCACATCACAAAGATTCTTAAGTTCATAGTTACAAACTACGCAAGGTAGCAATGAAACAGAAGGAAAAACCAAAGCCATAAGCAAATGTCTTTTAGATGCACGAAAAGACCCATGTACCACAGAGATCGAAAAGTCAAATTGTCTAACTCTCAGCTCCAACATATTAGAGACAAATCTTTCTACGGTAAGCAATGCTACAGGCTCAATGATTTATCAACTGCCAGCACCACTGAAGCACGAGAAGGcttttcaagtttcaacaatGTATTAGATCACTTTCAATTATTAATAAGGACACATAACAATGTCGAGAATTTCAAAGTTGCATATCATAAGGTGTTAGGAGTGAGTGGATTGGTGGTTTACCCATTTATCAACCAAATCTTTAGCAAGCTTTCTGTTGGATGTTGTTTCTTCATCAgattttgacaaaaacattATAACCTGCACAAGGGGGTGACTCAGTCCATACAGTGCAGGTAACTACCAATAATAGGGATTCCAGGACTAACTGTTGCCTTCACAAGGCAAACACTAACCTTTCCAAGGCCACTTTTCTTCAATTGCTCCCTCCTATCATACTGCTCTAAGTCAATAGGGAACTGCAGACAACCAGCAGATTTTCAAGTTCGGAAAAAGGTTTCACCTGAAGCAACAGCTATACACTTGTTCCGGACcacaatgaagagaaaaaagtgaATATACATCAGTCAATATCCTCAAAATTGCAGCGCGGATGTTTATATTGGGTAAGCTTCCATCAGGAAGAGGTTCAAGCCAGTTCTTTAAAAGTGTTAAGACTCCATGATCTAAGAACTCTTGCTGAAGCTGCTTCCTGCATCAGTGCCAAATATCATCACGGACAGATAAAAAAGGAGCCTAAATAGATGGAACGCAAGCAAGCAGGTCAGAGTAGGGTGACAATTGCTTACTTAGATAGAACGTCAGTCAGAAGAGGCAACTTCCTGAGCTTATTGATAGCAGGTTTTCCCAGCCGGTTAAGTTCTGCATCTTCCTCAGCTGTGACCTCAAGCTCAGCCATGATATTCTCAACCAGCAGAGCAATTTCTGCGGGACTCttctcgttcttcttctttttcttacccATTTTGAAAAGTTCCTTGATTTCATCATCCACGTCACCCTCCTCTGCCTAGCAAATCCAAGGCAATATCAAACAGCAAGGATggctcaacattttttttttccttattggtAATGATGAAGCTCAACCAACAATAGGTATCAATTTGCAAATGAAACAGGAAAGAAACAATAGGTATGGATCCAGTTGAGATTAACACTGAAATTACCCTGCTCTGAAAGAATTGATTGGCAGTTATCAAATTATGTACTGAATACTGACCTGAGGAGCATCACCAGGAGAACGTGGCTCATTATCACTGTAATACCTTACCCCAGGATCGACACCACTATCATCTATGAAATTATCATCATCCAGAGTCCTAACACCATCTCGATCATCCTGTCGAATGAAAGAGACATGTAACAAGGTTCCAACAATTAAATCTACCAAGAATGCTGGAAAAACCAGACAACGAAGAAACTTGAGCATGTTTCCCTGAAGTTTCTAGAGCATTAGCAAACAAACAATTTCCGAGGACATTGATAACTAAAAGCCAAAATACCAGATTAGAAACAACCAAGTCCGTGGAATTCCCAAATTTGTCTATGGACTCATGGAAACAGTAGACACTGataaccaaaagccaaaacagcAAACAAGAAACAAACAAGTCTCTGGAATTCCTGGACACGGCCTCACGGAACCAGTAGGCTGAATATCATACATTAGGTAATATCAGCTTCAGTTGATGAACACGTGCTTTAGAATAAAtatgatgagaaaaaaaaaacttaaattttaACTGCCAAACATGAAATCCAATCACTTCAGATGAAGCAATATCCAAACTTTTTTCCCCTGAAAATCAGATTGCAAGCAAAGCTGCCTAAAAGCACTGAACAGCCAGGGGTTGATGCTTAACATACAAAACCAGTACCGAACCACCTATATCAATCAACAGCACAGAGACAGGCATCCACAACCCGAGACAGAGGAATTAATGAAATACCTCAGAATCGCCACCCGCGATGGTGTCCCACATCTCCTTAACATCCCCATCATGATCCCTAGAACCACTTCCGGAATAACCCATCCCCTTCTTCGAAATCCCCGACTTCGTCCCGTGCTTCTTCTCCCCCTTAtgcctcttctccttcttcccacTGCCACCTTCCTTCGCAATCTTCCTCTTCAATCTCCTCTCTTCCTCCGAGCTTTCCCTCCCAAAATCCCCAGCTCCTCCACCACGAAAACCCTCGTCATCATCTGCGAGATCATCCAGGCCCACGTCGCTGACCTTACCAGCTCCAGCACCTTTCTTAACCAACCTCTTCCTAGGCCTCGATTTCGACTCGGACAGATCCGGTTCGTACACCGGAGTCTGCGACCGGTCACGGCCGGTTTTCCAATTGTCTCCTTCAATGTCGTCATCGAGGTCATCGTCGAGGAAGTGATCGGGTCGTTGTTGCGGCTCAGGCGATTGTTCCCGATCCGACGGCATGTTGTCGAAGTCCATCAATGGCTCTCCTTCCTCGTCCCGGTACCTGCAACGAGAAAACCCCCATCAAATGCCTAGTTAGTCACTAAAATCGCCAGAAAAAATCGaaagaacatgaaaaaaaaaaaaaaaactagggttTGGGAACATACGGATCGTCTTCGTAGCCCATGCTGGCGATGGGTAGCGGTGATTCAGCTGGACTCAAAGGAGTAATCGAGAGGCGACAGCCTATGAACTGTGAACGGGTTGAATTGTATAGGCTCCGATCGGATTCGATTCGATTAAATATCGAGATGGAGGTCGCTCCAGCTTCGCGACGACGAGGCGGAGACTTCTGGTCGGATTTGCTTTTGTCGTTCGCCTGCGGCGTTTCGCGATAATTCTCCTTCTCACAACACTGAGCCTCTTGCAAATCACTGCAGTTAAATTTCTATTGGTTcgtgaatttgaaaattatctTAGGATTCAAGAGATAGTCTCGGAAGAAACTTGTCTAAAAAGctacccagaaaaaaaaaaaaaaaaaaggggggaagcTTCCCGaaataattagtatttttttccctccaaattgttaaaaaaaattatattcggTATTAGAATATCCCTGatttaatatttgaatttgaCCGATAAGTGTTTTGAGTATATCGtgattaaataattaattaaatagagTGAGTTGCTTTTAAGTGCATTGTTTACTCGTGATGTGTGTAATTTCTTTGATGGTGATTTCACAGGATTCGATAAAAGTATGACCATCCTAGGTCGACTTCCTCCTGTATTAAGAGGAAAGACGAAAACACGTAATTAATTCAGCTTGCATAaataatatccaaaattttaaaaagtatcggacatttttttgtcgaaattagTTTTCCAAGTACGCGGCATACCAAGCAAGATTTCGAGATCACCAAAATCTTgtttggagcattttttttttcctttttgtacttcatttttaattttcaattgagCACAGATTTTGAtctcttgtttccttttatCGCTGGAAACTTTTAGGTACATAAATGTTGCTGCGAATTTAAGTATGGAATTTTCATagtttcttaaaattcgaatgaTGTGTTGAATTTTTGTCGAAATAATGAAAAAGTTGCTTTTGGCATCTTACAAGTACGGACAAACAAAACCTTAATCCCACGTGCGGCGAGTCAAAGCCGTTATTGGTGCGTTAATATGGCCGTTAATCCACAAAAGTAATGCTCTCTTCTCCCATGGTCAAAATAaccatcatttcttttttgctatATATAAAAAAACGGCTACCAAAGTTATGATTTACGTCCGGTCAACAATAAAGTTCTCCCATGTAAGTCATTGTTTTATAGTCTGAAGATATGAATATGAGTTTACGTTTACAATAAGAATCCCCTTGCTCGggataattaaaaagaaagccTTAAATGTATTGTACcaatatcaatttagtttttaattttttaattagtccaatttaattctaaatcttttgacatttGTCGATGTAATacttctagtcaattttggccatCAATACTAACATGGATGTACGTCGTCTTAAGTGCAATGAACGGCGCCGACGTAGACACTTTTGACCTTTTAATTCGAGATTTTTTTGATCTTTTATAAATTatatatgttttcttttctttttttttctttttcttttctattcacTACGGGGCTCATGAGGAGGCGAGCcagccactaggcaagggccacgAAGCTCTCATGAGCATATGACTTGCGCCAAGCCAtggtgaaaagaaagaaaatggaagataagaaaagaacaagagccacaaatagaaaaaaattatatagacGAAGgctaaatagaaaaattaaatgcgAGACAAAACCTAGTTTTGACTTAGTATAACACTATAAGCAAGGCATGCACTAGCGTGATCGGTTCCAAAGTGGATCGGTTCCCACCCGAAAATCGATAACCGCCCACGAAGGATCAATTTCCACATATTGGGAATCTGGAACCACCCACTAGTTTTAAGACACGCCCGGGAACCAGCCCATCAgttccggtccggttcccgggtgGTTCTAAAAATTAGTTATGTGTACTCCCGTTCTACATTGCGGATTGGCAACGATGGATAAAATAACGATACGTAACTCCAATGAAAGGTGGTGGCATGCGGGCTAAATAGTCTCGAATGTAAAACCTCTCTAAGCAAAAGGGTAATGGACGGCATACAAGGAACTCGTTTGGTTCTAATGCGGAATTGCTGTTAATGATTGGAGTTTACGGTGATCACCGCTTATACTCAATATGAAACTAGGAAACGAAGTCTGTGCGCCTGAATTTCCGCTGGTTTGGATTACTAAGCGGAATAGTATTTATCGGGCTTGGAATCATAGCATTATAATTTGATGGATTTAATATTTAGGGCGGTGGATTATTTTTGGCCTAATAGTATGGTCGGGCGCGATATTAATAGACGGGCCGATGGGTTTAATTGTTTGTATAGCTTATGTAAAGTAAGTCCATTGTAAAGTTGATTCGCAGTATGAGCGCAAAGCCCCAAGAACCGCCCCTAGTCTCTAGCGACTTACCCCATTATAAGGGTCTGTATGCTAAGGGCCCGTACGGTAACACTTCCTAGAAAGTGTTTttgttccgaaagtgttcccggaacactttcgaAACGTAAAcgcatatgataaaaaaaatttctaaaagtgttccagagaacacttttgaagcaaaattaaggaacaaaaaaaaacttgttttttgttcttcggaacactttttagaacaagtttggaacacttttggaagcCCTCACACTTGCCTATTGGACTTTGGGGCATGAGCACTTCCTCCCTTCAAACTCTTCTTTTGAAGACATGAGCGACTTCTCCCTCACGGACGCATGCTTTGACCAACCAACGCCGCTTGGACCTCCGGTGAGTTTTCCCCGttcgtcctcttcttcttcctcttccggGCAACCGATTGGCACCCCACACAAGGGAGAGCTCGTGCGAGCCCGCTCAAATCTAGGCGAGGCTCGGCCGCACTTGAAGATCGCGAGCCAAAACGCCCGGATCTAGGCCGCGTTTGGCTCGCGTTCGTCGCGCATATCCGAGCTCCACCTAGATCCGGGCGGGGCTCGCGAGCCAAAACGCCCGGATCTAGGCGGCGTTTGGCTCGTGCTCGTCGCGCATAGCCGAGCCGCACCCGGATCTGGGCGGGGCTCGCCTAGGCGAGCtaacgcgagtcgaaccccacCGTCATAGGGGTCGGCCTCGAAATTGGAGTAAGCGAAGTTGAGGCCTTCCCATTTTCGGTTTCAGGTTTGTATCGTCCTCACTTCCTCTCCCCAATCGAACGGCCCAAGGATCATCCCATCGTCTATGGTTTGAAGCTCACTGCGAGCCCTAACCGTCGTCTCTCTCTGCTCAATCGGAGTCCCGAAGAAGCCTTTGTTCGGTCTCGGCCTCTACTCGGTGAGTGTTGTGAGCATTTTGAATGTGTTGCTCCTCGGTTGTTTCTCTTGCCGAGCTTTTCTACGGTTTCATGCTTCGTTGGGTGAATCTAACGGTGGAATTTGTGGCAAATTAAGACTTAAGGAGCAATGTGATGGTCCAAACTGTCTTGACACTTGGATACCGAACTCTAGGCTTACAattgttttgtgtttttgttggtTAGAAATGGCAATAAGTAAAACAGATTTCTACGCTTGCAAGTATTATCTTGTTGTGGAGTCGGGCTATTTCTCTTGTCGATTAAAGCATGCGACTACTTGTGACCCAGTGATCATACGGATTTTCAGTTGGAGAGATTTAAGCAATGCACCTGTTCTTGAGCAGTAGCAACCATCGTAACTCGGACCATTCCGTGAGTTATACTTGGAAGTTGTGGCATGCTTTTGATTATCTATTTCAGTTTGGTTACTTGGGGTTGTTGTGAATGTTCGGGGGATGTAGAAATAGGCTTCCACTGTGTATTTTGCTTAATCCAAATCGTATTTGTCTTTCTATAGAGATATGGTTATTGTTATCTTGTGaagatgcaaaatttttatgttGTAATGATGGATTTGATTGGTATGCTATGCAATAATGTTGTTTGAATATCTGCATtaatctttaaaagaaaacaatttgTTTTTGAGTTTTACTAGACCATGCCCATACTATTTTTTGCTAGAATTGTTTCGTTGTTTGTAATTGATTCACATTGTGATTGCATTGTTAATATGATGATGGAATAGTCAAGATGACATGGCATCCCAAAAAGACACATTTAATGCAAAATGGAACGAGACTTCCACCAACTACTTTGTGAGTTTGATGGTAGAAGAGGTGAAGAAGGGAAATCGCACCTCATGTACTTTCAACAAAACAGGATGGAAAAACATAAGAACCGCATTCAACAACAAGATAGGATTCCAATATACTCAAGTACAATTGAGAAACAAGTAGAACAAGCTGAGAATACAATATGGTAGCTTCAAGAAGCTTCTTGGATAATCTGGATTTGGTCGGGATAATGTCAATAAAAAAGTGACGATCGATGATCCAAGCATATGGGAACTTCACTTGAAGGtatcattttgtcatttttagacCATTTTACATGTAAGTCTTAACATGTTTGATTATGTTATTGATGTACGctatttcttgtgaaaattgCAGGATAATAATGAGTAGGCAAAATTCAAAAAGGATGGGCTTCCTATTTATCCCGAGTTGTGCATTATATTTAGTGGTACATATGCTCTTGGAGAGCAAACAACGGGAATTGGCCAAAATTTGCTATTGTCGGATGATGATAATCGTGAAGATGATGGTAATGATTTTGTGGAGGGTTTTGGTGATCAccactaggggtgtgcaaaccggaccggaccggcccggaccaacccgggaccggcctggaccggccgggttggtccggtctttgaggtggatggtccggtccccggtcccaataaatgggaccggtgactcggcggtccggtcctcgggtttcttgtattgggaccggaccggctcgGCCCGGACCGGActgccaataatatataattatttatatataaatatatacaattgcaaaagaaaatttaaaacaaaacagaataataaaagtccattgcccaattttttcccaaccttgcacggtcgcactctcctcctcaagactctctttttaatcttattttccatcttgtttttggtcatcttttctctctgcaggcttttttgagtgcggttggtgatgtttttatcatgtaattgctggatttagtattgaatttgaacattttggtcaagttcgtcgatcataaaagtcatagcgagtcgctatatttttaccatggcatagtttattaagttgaatagattttcaatagttagcggtccctcTGGGCCGGGACCGAGAACGGACCGGGACcagcggtcccggtccggtccttggtcccaaaaatatggggaccgggactacggtccggccCCCGGTTCCATGTCGGGATCGGACCgacccggaccatgcacacccctaatcaCCACCTTGATGAGGAAAGCTTCACACATGCCAATCCTAGTACTCCAGTTCATGATAACCACAACTTGAATAGGACTCCGAATactaagagaagaaaaaagagctgCCAAGACAATTTAATAACGACCTGCAAAGCCATTAAAGGAGATATTGCAAAATCTTCCTCCCTTACAGATTCCATCTACAGGGAAAAGAGTGTTGCAAACAGACGCCAGTGACAAATATTGGGAAGCAATCTTTTTTAAAGAAGCCAATAGTAAGTGTTGAATTTGCGCTTATAAAAGTGAACGATTCACCCAAGCAGAAATGCACTACCATTCCACTTTTAAGGAGATCTTAGCGGTCAAATATAGcataaagaaattcaaattcCATCTCATAGGACACAATTTTCTTGTTGAAATGGATACGTCCTCCTTCCCTCGGATGCTCAAATTTAAGCAAAAGTAGATTCCACATCCACGCCTTCTAAGATGGGCGGAATGGTTTTCGAAATACTCTTTTAAAACCAAGCATATTTCGGGAAAGAAGAATGTGCTTGTAGATTTCCTCTCCAGGCCAAAACAGCCAATTTCCTCTATTAACATGTACGTACGGAAAGAAGTCACGGGAACATTTCGTGTAGTTAATATGAGAGAACACCGGTGGCCTTCACACTAATATCCTCCCGATGTTCTAGACTTGATCAAGCAGAACCGGTTCACTTCCAACCTTGTTGAAAGATTTTAGCATTACCATTATCACGTCTTTAGTGATTGTGGTGGCCTGATGCTAAAATTGCATGGTCTTCATTATGACTTTCCATTCATCCATCCACTTTGGTGGACTCCGGATCTTGAATTTCCGGAAGAACTCAAGTGGATGCTATGGTATATGTTTAATCTCTACCATGTTGCTATTGAATTCCCTACAGACAAGATTGTTATGGCCTTTTTTAAGGCTCtcatgagaaattattcaaaCCATCAACATATGATGGACGTATTGACATGGTTCCAGCCTCTCGGAGCATGGCAAGAATTGTTCAAACAGCAATGTTGGGTAGGAAGACCTGAACTAGAAAGACATACTAATGTACTTTTTTATAAGCCATGGTTCTTTA
This sequence is a window from Rhodamnia argentea isolate NSW1041297 chromosome 3, ASM2092103v1, whole genome shotgun sequence. Protein-coding genes within it:
- the LOC115743143 gene encoding protein IWS1 homolog 1, with the protein product MGYEDDPYRDEEGEPLMDFDNMPSDREQSPEPQQRPDHFLDDDLDDDIEGDNWKTGRDRSQTPVYEPDLSESKSRPRKRLVKKGAGAGKVSDVGLDDLADDDEGFRGGGAGDFGRESSEEERRLKRKIAKEGGSGKKEKRHKGEKKHGTKSGISKKGMGYSGSGSRDHDGDVKEMWDTIAGGDSEDDRDGVRTLDDDNFIDDSGVDPGVRYYSDNEPRSPGDAPQAEEGDVDDEIKELFKMGKKKKKNEKSPAEIALLVENIMAELEVTAEEDAELNRLGKPAINKLRKLPLLTDVLSKKQLQQEFLDHGVLTLLKNWLEPLPDGSLPNINIRAAILRILTDFPIDLEQYDRREQLKKSGLGKVIMFLSKSDEETTSNRKLAKDLVDKWSRPIFNKSTRFEDMRNVEDDRIPYRRPSVKKPASKDTGMESRDGDLDVDVFSRERKSGQSSSRLHASRPEATPLDFVVRPQSKIDPDEIRARAKQAMQDQRRLKMNKKLQQLKAPKKKRLQATKLSVEGRGMTKYL